A stretch of Gossypium hirsutum isolate 1008001.06 chromosome A06, Gossypium_hirsutum_v2.1, whole genome shotgun sequence DNA encodes these proteins:
- the LOC107960233 gene encoding protein MALE DISCOVERER 2 isoform X3, which produces MRKISSFFVEAGCLPLQRLVYVAMGGKWNHIEFHFLLFFLIPCFIIQGSLAIITDGLALLEFRARIDSDPCGAFANWNSNDTTPCMWYGVHCVDGKVQMLDLSSLALKGTLAPELGKLSDLRSLVLYRNRFSGVIPKEFGELTKLELLDLRENDLSGMVPAEIGEMSSLKCLLLYDNKFEGKIPSEFGKLKLLSELQFYKNLASILATRIGCANRKFRLRIWQSSWRQFNGGSFLIQIQGAVIRSLNTVLIQWFKLQKDTLAGCNDSCCGSSEQQMACNARNLVVPFERRGLLGSSKNLPAVPATAVPSTEQIIALPTTRSSGSFPAVPKETGTKSEPDDESSETNLEPADQSSQADSKPVDQSSETSKGETTAEKFSGDLWKYFIIIPCILVFIAFVALAFMCRKRAAKAIGPWKTGLSGQLQKVFVTGVPKLNRSELETACEDFSNIVQAIDGCTVYKGTLSSGVEIAVTSICVSSSKEWPKSSETGFRRKIDRLSRINHKNFVNLIGYCMDDEPFSRMMVFEYTPNGTLFEHLHVEDMEHLDWSGRVRIIMGVAYCLLYMHHDLNPPISHPNLSSSFIYLTDDYAAKISEILGFDSATKSNNSVDDGSQDSKLDPYADPETNVYSFGILLLEIVSGKLVYSKEQGSIEEWASQYLNDKGSLNNLVDPTLKGYKAEELEVICEVIQECIQSEPRQRPTMKDVSSKLRQAFNITPEQAVPRLSPLWWAELEILSMETL; this is translated from the exons ATGAGGAAAATCTCGAGTTTCTTTGTAGAAGCTGGCTGTTTGCCATTGCAGCGTTTGGTTTATGTAGCAATGGGGGGTAAATGGAACCATATTGAATTCCATTTCTTATTGTTCTTCTTGATTCCATGTTTCATCATTCAAGGGTCTTTGGCTATTATCACTGATG GTTTGGCTTTGTTAGAATTTCGAGCTCGAATTGATTCGGATCCTTGTGGTGCTTTTGCTAATTGGAATTCAAATGACACCACGCCATGTATGTGGTATGGTGTTCATTGTGTTGATGGCAAAGTGCAAATGCT gGATTTGAGTTCCCTTGCTTTGAAAGGAACATTAGCACCTGAGCTCGGGAAATTAAGCGACTTAAGATCACT TGTGCTCTATAGAAACCGGTTCTCCGGTGTCATTCCAAAGGAGTTTGGGGAGCTTACAAAGCTGGAGCTATTAGATTTGAGGGAAAATGACTTGAGTGGAATGGTTCCGGCCGAGATAGGGGAAATGTCTTCTCTAAAATGCTT GTTACTTTACGACAACAAATTCGAGGGCAAAATTCCTTCAGAATTCGGGAAGCTAAAATTGCTCTCCGAACTGCAGTTTTATAAAAATCTCGCGTCGATTTTGGCCACCAGAATTGGCTGTGCAAATAGAAAGTTCAGACTTCG CATATGGCAGAGTAGTTGGCGACAATTTAACGGAGGATCATTTTTAATCCAGATTCAAGGAGCTGTTATTCGTTCCCTCAATACCGTGCTGATACAATG GTTCAAGTTGCAAAAAGACACTCTGGCTGGGTGTAATGACAGTTGCTGTG GTTCATCTGAGCAACAAATGGCTTGTAACGCAAGGAATCTTGTCGTCCCTTTCGAACGTCGTGGGCTGCTTGGGTCGTCAAAGAATCTCCCAGCTGTACCGGCTACTGCTGTGCCTTCCACTGAACAGATCATTGCTCTCCCTACTACCAGAAGTAGTGGTAGTTTCCCTGCAGTGCCTAAGGAAACTGGGACTAAATCGGAACCTGATGATGAGTCATCTGAAACTAATTTGGAGCCTGCTGACCAGTCTTCACAAGCTGATTCGAAACCTGTTGATCAGTCGTCTGAAACCTCTAAGGGCGAGACAACTGCTGAAAAATTTTCTGGGGATTTGTGGaaatatttcatcatcattccTTGCATACTAGTCTTTATTGCATTTGTGGCTTTGGCTTTCATGTGTCGTAAACGAGCAGCAAAAGCGATAGGTCCCTGGAAAACCGGACTAAGTGGCCAGCTGCAGAAAGTTTTTGTTACAG GGGTGCCTAAGTTAAACCGATCAGAACTTGAAACAGCCTGTGAGGATTTTAGCAATATAGTTCAGGCAATAGATGGTTGCACGGTGTATAAAGGGACACTTTCCAGCGGAGTTGAGATTGCTGTTACATCAATCTGTGTTTCATCTTCAAAAGAATGGCCAAAGAGCTCGGAAACAGGTTTTCGGAGAAAG ATCGACAGATTATCACGAATTAACCATAAGAACTTTGTCAACCTTATTGGCTATTGCATGGACGATGAACCTTTTAGTAGGATGATGGTGTTTGAATACACTCCAAACGGAACCCTTTTCGAGCATCTACATG TTGAAGATATGGAACATCTTGATTGGAGTGGGAGGGTGAGAATCATAATGGGTGTAGCTTATTGTCTTCTTTATATGCACCATGATTTGAATCCTCCTATATCTCATCCAAACTTAAGTTCATCTTTTATCTATCTAACGGATGATTATGCTGCAAAG ATCTCAGAGATTCTCGGTTTTGACTCCGCAACTAAGTCGAACAACTCGGTTGATGACGGATCACAAGATTCCAAATTGGACCCTTATGCTGATCCGGAAACGAATGTCTACAGTTTTGGCATATTGTTACTTGAAATCGTATCTGGAAAACTTGTTTACTCCAAAGAGCAAGGCTCTATTGAGGAATGG GCTTCTcaatatttgaatgataaagggAGCCTCAACAACTTGGTTGATCCAACACTAAAAGGTTACAAAGCTGAAGAACTTGAAGTGATCTGTGAGGTAATACAAGAGTGTATTCAAAGTGAACCAAGGCAAAGACCAACAATGAAGGATGTGAGTTCCAAATTGAGACAAGCTTTTAATATCACACCTGAACAAGCTGTCCCAAGACTCTCCCCATTGTGGTGGGCTGAACTTGAGATTTTATCAATGGAGACACTCTAA
- the LOC107960233 gene encoding protein MALE DISCOVERER 2 isoform X2 — MIKSHCYHCNNNIRDPMKIKRRNLSYMQLSRRRVLGRGAFCMRKISSFFVEAGCLPLQRLVYVAMGGKWNHIEFHFLLFFLIPCFIIQGSLAIITDGLALLEFRARIDSDPCGAFANWNSNDTTPCMWYGVHCVDGKVQMLVLYRNRFSGVIPKEFGELTKLELLDLRENDLSGMVPAEIGEMSSLKCLLLYDNKFEGKIPSEFGKLKLLSELQFYKNLASILATRIGCANRKFRLRIWQSSWRQFNGGSFLIQIQGAVIRSLNTVLIQWFKLQKDTLAGCNDSCCGSSEQQMACNARNLVVPFERRGLLGSSKNLPAVPATAVPSTEQIIALPTTRSSGSFPAVPKETGTKSEPDDESSETNLEPADQSSQADSKPVDQSSETSKGETTAEKFSGDLWKYFIIIPCILVFIAFVALAFMCRKRAAKAIGPWKTGLSGQLQKVFVTGVPKLNRSELETACEDFSNIVQAIDGCTVYKGTLSSGVEIAVTSICVSSSKEWPKSSETGFRRKIDRLSRINHKNFVNLIGYCMDDEPFSRMMVFEYTPNGTLFEHLHVEDMEHLDWSGRVRIIMGVAYCLLYMHHDLNPPISHPNLSSSFIYLTDDYAAKISEILGFDSATKSNNSVDDGSQDSKLDPYADPETNVYSFGILLLEIVSGKLVYSKEQGSIEEWASQYLNDKGSLNNLVDPTLKGYKAEELEVICEVIQECIQSEPRQRPTMKDVSSKLRQAFNITPEQAVPRLSPLWWAELEILSMETL, encoded by the exons ATGATAAAATCCCATTGTTACCATTGCAACAACAACATCAGAG ATCCTATGAAGATTAAAAGGAGAAATTTAAGTTACATGCAATTATCAAGAAGAAGGGTGTT AGGGAGAGGCGCTTTTTGTATGAGGAAAATCTCGAGTTTCTTTGTAGAAGCTGGCTGTTTGCCATTGCAGCGTTTGGTTTATGTAGCAATGGGGGGTAAATGGAACCATATTGAATTCCATTTCTTATTGTTCTTCTTGATTCCATGTTTCATCATTCAAGGGTCTTTGGCTATTATCACTGATG GTTTGGCTTTGTTAGAATTTCGAGCTCGAATTGATTCGGATCCTTGTGGTGCTTTTGCTAATTGGAATTCAAATGACACCACGCCATGTATGTGGTATGGTGTTCATTGTGTTGATGGCAAAGTGCAAATGCT TGTGCTCTATAGAAACCGGTTCTCCGGTGTCATTCCAAAGGAGTTTGGGGAGCTTACAAAGCTGGAGCTATTAGATTTGAGGGAAAATGACTTGAGTGGAATGGTTCCGGCCGAGATAGGGGAAATGTCTTCTCTAAAATGCTT GTTACTTTACGACAACAAATTCGAGGGCAAAATTCCTTCAGAATTCGGGAAGCTAAAATTGCTCTCCGAACTGCAGTTTTATAAAAATCTCGCGTCGATTTTGGCCACCAGAATTGGCTGTGCAAATAGAAAGTTCAGACTTCG CATATGGCAGAGTAGTTGGCGACAATTTAACGGAGGATCATTTTTAATCCAGATTCAAGGAGCTGTTATTCGTTCCCTCAATACCGTGCTGATACAATG GTTCAAGTTGCAAAAAGACACTCTGGCTGGGTGTAATGACAGTTGCTGTG GTTCATCTGAGCAACAAATGGCTTGTAACGCAAGGAATCTTGTCGTCCCTTTCGAACGTCGTGGGCTGCTTGGGTCGTCAAAGAATCTCCCAGCTGTACCGGCTACTGCTGTGCCTTCCACTGAACAGATCATTGCTCTCCCTACTACCAGAAGTAGTGGTAGTTTCCCTGCAGTGCCTAAGGAAACTGGGACTAAATCGGAACCTGATGATGAGTCATCTGAAACTAATTTGGAGCCTGCTGACCAGTCTTCACAAGCTGATTCGAAACCTGTTGATCAGTCGTCTGAAACCTCTAAGGGCGAGACAACTGCTGAAAAATTTTCTGGGGATTTGTGGaaatatttcatcatcattccTTGCATACTAGTCTTTATTGCATTTGTGGCTTTGGCTTTCATGTGTCGTAAACGAGCAGCAAAAGCGATAGGTCCCTGGAAAACCGGACTAAGTGGCCAGCTGCAGAAAGTTTTTGTTACAG GGGTGCCTAAGTTAAACCGATCAGAACTTGAAACAGCCTGTGAGGATTTTAGCAATATAGTTCAGGCAATAGATGGTTGCACGGTGTATAAAGGGACACTTTCCAGCGGAGTTGAGATTGCTGTTACATCAATCTGTGTTTCATCTTCAAAAGAATGGCCAAAGAGCTCGGAAACAGGTTTTCGGAGAAAG ATCGACAGATTATCACGAATTAACCATAAGAACTTTGTCAACCTTATTGGCTATTGCATGGACGATGAACCTTTTAGTAGGATGATGGTGTTTGAATACACTCCAAACGGAACCCTTTTCGAGCATCTACATG TTGAAGATATGGAACATCTTGATTGGAGTGGGAGGGTGAGAATCATAATGGGTGTAGCTTATTGTCTTCTTTATATGCACCATGATTTGAATCCTCCTATATCTCATCCAAACTTAAGTTCATCTTTTATCTATCTAACGGATGATTATGCTGCAAAG ATCTCAGAGATTCTCGGTTTTGACTCCGCAACTAAGTCGAACAACTCGGTTGATGACGGATCACAAGATTCCAAATTGGACCCTTATGCTGATCCGGAAACGAATGTCTACAGTTTTGGCATATTGTTACTTGAAATCGTATCTGGAAAACTTGTTTACTCCAAAGAGCAAGGCTCTATTGAGGAATGG GCTTCTcaatatttgaatgataaagggAGCCTCAACAACTTGGTTGATCCAACACTAAAAGGTTACAAAGCTGAAGAACTTGAAGTGATCTGTGAGGTAATACAAGAGTGTATTCAAAGTGAACCAAGGCAAAGACCAACAATGAAGGATGTGAGTTCCAAATTGAGACAAGCTTTTAATATCACACCTGAACAAGCTGTCCCAAGACTCTCCCCATTGTGGTGGGCTGAACTTGAGATTTTATCAATGGAGACACTCTAA
- the LOC107960233 gene encoding protein MALE DISCOVERER 2 isoform X1 translates to MIKSHCYHCNNNIRDPMKIKRRNLSYMQLSRRRVLGRGAFCMRKISSFFVEAGCLPLQRLVYVAMGGKWNHIEFHFLLFFLIPCFIIQGSLAIITDGLALLEFRARIDSDPCGAFANWNSNDTTPCMWYGVHCVDGKVQMLDLSSLALKGTLAPELGKLSDLRSLVLYRNRFSGVIPKEFGELTKLELLDLRENDLSGMVPAEIGEMSSLKCLLLYDNKFEGKIPSEFGKLKLLSELQFYKNLASILATRIGCANRKFRLRIWQSSWRQFNGGSFLIQIQGAVIRSLNTVLIQWFKLQKDTLAGCNDSCCGSSEQQMACNARNLVVPFERRGLLGSSKNLPAVPATAVPSTEQIIALPTTRSSGSFPAVPKETGTKSEPDDESSETNLEPADQSSQADSKPVDQSSETSKGETTAEKFSGDLWKYFIIIPCILVFIAFVALAFMCRKRAAKAIGPWKTGLSGQLQKVFVTGVPKLNRSELETACEDFSNIVQAIDGCTVYKGTLSSGVEIAVTSICVSSSKEWPKSSETGFRRKIDRLSRINHKNFVNLIGYCMDDEPFSRMMVFEYTPNGTLFEHLHVEDMEHLDWSGRVRIIMGVAYCLLYMHHDLNPPISHPNLSSSFIYLTDDYAAKISEILGFDSATKSNNSVDDGSQDSKLDPYADPETNVYSFGILLLEIVSGKLVYSKEQGSIEEWASQYLNDKGSLNNLVDPTLKGYKAEELEVICEVIQECIQSEPRQRPTMKDVSSKLRQAFNITPEQAVPRLSPLWWAELEILSMETL, encoded by the exons ATGATAAAATCCCATTGTTACCATTGCAACAACAACATCAGAG ATCCTATGAAGATTAAAAGGAGAAATTTAAGTTACATGCAATTATCAAGAAGAAGGGTGTT AGGGAGAGGCGCTTTTTGTATGAGGAAAATCTCGAGTTTCTTTGTAGAAGCTGGCTGTTTGCCATTGCAGCGTTTGGTTTATGTAGCAATGGGGGGTAAATGGAACCATATTGAATTCCATTTCTTATTGTTCTTCTTGATTCCATGTTTCATCATTCAAGGGTCTTTGGCTATTATCACTGATG GTTTGGCTTTGTTAGAATTTCGAGCTCGAATTGATTCGGATCCTTGTGGTGCTTTTGCTAATTGGAATTCAAATGACACCACGCCATGTATGTGGTATGGTGTTCATTGTGTTGATGGCAAAGTGCAAATGCT gGATTTGAGTTCCCTTGCTTTGAAAGGAACATTAGCACCTGAGCTCGGGAAATTAAGCGACTTAAGATCACT TGTGCTCTATAGAAACCGGTTCTCCGGTGTCATTCCAAAGGAGTTTGGGGAGCTTACAAAGCTGGAGCTATTAGATTTGAGGGAAAATGACTTGAGTGGAATGGTTCCGGCCGAGATAGGGGAAATGTCTTCTCTAAAATGCTT GTTACTTTACGACAACAAATTCGAGGGCAAAATTCCTTCAGAATTCGGGAAGCTAAAATTGCTCTCCGAACTGCAGTTTTATAAAAATCTCGCGTCGATTTTGGCCACCAGAATTGGCTGTGCAAATAGAAAGTTCAGACTTCG CATATGGCAGAGTAGTTGGCGACAATTTAACGGAGGATCATTTTTAATCCAGATTCAAGGAGCTGTTATTCGTTCCCTCAATACCGTGCTGATACAATG GTTCAAGTTGCAAAAAGACACTCTGGCTGGGTGTAATGACAGTTGCTGTG GTTCATCTGAGCAACAAATGGCTTGTAACGCAAGGAATCTTGTCGTCCCTTTCGAACGTCGTGGGCTGCTTGGGTCGTCAAAGAATCTCCCAGCTGTACCGGCTACTGCTGTGCCTTCCACTGAACAGATCATTGCTCTCCCTACTACCAGAAGTAGTGGTAGTTTCCCTGCAGTGCCTAAGGAAACTGGGACTAAATCGGAACCTGATGATGAGTCATCTGAAACTAATTTGGAGCCTGCTGACCAGTCTTCACAAGCTGATTCGAAACCTGTTGATCAGTCGTCTGAAACCTCTAAGGGCGAGACAACTGCTGAAAAATTTTCTGGGGATTTGTGGaaatatttcatcatcattccTTGCATACTAGTCTTTATTGCATTTGTGGCTTTGGCTTTCATGTGTCGTAAACGAGCAGCAAAAGCGATAGGTCCCTGGAAAACCGGACTAAGTGGCCAGCTGCAGAAAGTTTTTGTTACAG GGGTGCCTAAGTTAAACCGATCAGAACTTGAAACAGCCTGTGAGGATTTTAGCAATATAGTTCAGGCAATAGATGGTTGCACGGTGTATAAAGGGACACTTTCCAGCGGAGTTGAGATTGCTGTTACATCAATCTGTGTTTCATCTTCAAAAGAATGGCCAAAGAGCTCGGAAACAGGTTTTCGGAGAAAG ATCGACAGATTATCACGAATTAACCATAAGAACTTTGTCAACCTTATTGGCTATTGCATGGACGATGAACCTTTTAGTAGGATGATGGTGTTTGAATACACTCCAAACGGAACCCTTTTCGAGCATCTACATG TTGAAGATATGGAACATCTTGATTGGAGTGGGAGGGTGAGAATCATAATGGGTGTAGCTTATTGTCTTCTTTATATGCACCATGATTTGAATCCTCCTATATCTCATCCAAACTTAAGTTCATCTTTTATCTATCTAACGGATGATTATGCTGCAAAG ATCTCAGAGATTCTCGGTTTTGACTCCGCAACTAAGTCGAACAACTCGGTTGATGACGGATCACAAGATTCCAAATTGGACCCTTATGCTGATCCGGAAACGAATGTCTACAGTTTTGGCATATTGTTACTTGAAATCGTATCTGGAAAACTTGTTTACTCCAAAGAGCAAGGCTCTATTGAGGAATGG GCTTCTcaatatttgaatgataaagggAGCCTCAACAACTTGGTTGATCCAACACTAAAAGGTTACAAAGCTGAAGAACTTGAAGTGATCTGTGAGGTAATACAAGAGTGTATTCAAAGTGAACCAAGGCAAAGACCAACAATGAAGGATGTGAGTTCCAAATTGAGACAAGCTTTTAATATCACACCTGAACAAGCTGTCCCAAGACTCTCCCCATTGTGGTGGGCTGAACTTGAGATTTTATCAATGGAGACACTCTAA
- the LOC121230880 gene encoding CBL-interacting serine/threonine-protein kinase 20: protein MEKKGTVLMQRFELGRLLGQGTFAKVYYARNLTNGQSCAIKIIDKEKIMKGGLIDQTKREIAVMRIIKHPNVVQLYEVMASKSKIYFVMEYVRGGELFNKVAKGKLKENVARHYFQQLVAAVDFCHSRGVYHRDLKPENLLLYENENLKVSDFGLSALTESCWQDGLLHTTCGTPAYVAPEVINKKGYYGAKADIWSCGVILYVLMAGFLPFHDQNLMEMYKKICRGDFKCPQWLPPEVRKLFSRILDPNPNQRITVEKLMDNVWFKKGFKKIDTPPLSPNPKKFDLVISDVQAAFDSSSSVSSFSGWETSSEDESTTVTPNPMSPIKPNVFNAFDIISLSHGFDLSALFEQDPNQRNPSRFTTRKPANDIVSKFKQIARSESFNIQNGDGKVRLQGIKEGRKGQLGIDAEIFEITPSFHVVELNKTAGDTLEYKEFCDQELKPSLKDIVWTWQGNHQQSQQ, encoded by the coding sequence ATGGAGAAGAAAGGGACTGTTTTAATGCAAAGATTCGAACTTGGGAGATTACTCGGCCAAGGGACGTTCGCTAAGGTTTATTACGCGAGGAATTTGACGAACGGACAAAGCTGCGCCATTAAAATCATTGACAAAGAGAAGATAATGAAAGGTGGTTTAATCGATCAAACGAAGCGTGAAATCGCCGTCATGAGAATCATTAAACATCCAAATGTTGTTCAATTGTACGAGGTAATGGCGAGTAAATCGAAGATTTATTTCGTTATGGAATACGTCCGAGGCGGCGAGCTTTTCAATAAAGTGGCTAAAGGGAAACTTAAAGAAAATGTGGCTCGCCATTATTTTCAACAATTGGTGGCGGCGGTGGATTTTTGTCATAGTCGTGGCGTCTATCACCGTGATTTGAAACCGGAGAATCTTTTGTTGTATGAGAATGAGAATTTGAAAGTTTCCGATTTTGGGTTGAGTGCATTGACAGAATCTTGTTGGCAAGATGGGCTTTTACATACGACTTGTGGGACTCCGGCGTATGTGGCACCGGAGGTTATAAATAAGAAAGGGTATTATGGTGCTAAGGCGGATATTTGGTCTTGTGGGGTTATTCTTTATGTTCTTATGGCGGGGTTTCTACCTTTTCATGATCAGAATTTGATGGAAATGTATAAAAAGATTTGTAGAGGAGATTTTAAGTGTCCACAATGGTTGCCACCGGAGGTTCGAAAGCTTTTTTCTCGGATCCTTGATCCGAACCCGAACCAACGAATCACGGTGGAGAAGCTGATGGATAACGTTTGGTTTAAGAAAGGGTTTAAAAAGATTGACACACCGCCACTATCGCCAAACCCTAAAAAGTTCGATTTAGTAATCAGTGACGTCCAAGCAGCATTCGACTCGTCGTCATCGGTGTCTTCATTCTCGGGCTGGGAGACCAGTTCTGAGGATGAATCAACAACAGTGACGCCAAATCCGATGAGTCCTATCAAGCCGAACGTTTTCAATGCGTTCGATATCATATCCCTCTCCCATGGTTTTGATCTGTCCGCTCTATTTGAACAAGACCCTAACCAACGAAACCCTTCTCGGTTCACTACCCGAAAACCTGCTAACGACATTGTCTCGAAGTTTAAACAAATAGCCCGGAGTGAGAGTTTCAACATCCAGAATGGGGACGGAAAGGTACGACTACAAGGGATAAAAGAAGGACGAAAGGGACAACTTGGGATCGATGCCGAGATCTTCGAGATTACACCATCTTTTCATGTGGTGGAGCTGAACAAAACAGCCGGAGATACCTTGGAGTACAAGGAATTTTGTGACCAAGAATTGAAACCGTCATTGAAAGATATAGTTTGGACTTGGCAAGGGAATCATCAACAAAGCCAGCAATAG